Proteins encoded within one genomic window of Bradyrhizobium sp. CB1717:
- a CDS encoding group II intron maturase-specific domain-containing protein, whose protein sequence is MPTRGINLERIIKDLSPYLIGWRGYFGFCQTPRVLTNLEAWIRRRLRMYLWRQWQNGHKRFTELRRLGIAKFAASVAAGSPTGLWRMSGHPAVQHALRNHFFDALGLPRILVPGPA, encoded by the coding sequence ATGCCGACACGAGGCATCAATCTGGAAAGGATTATTAAGGACCTCTCGCCTTACCTCATCGGATGGCGAGGGTACTTTGGGTTCTGCCAGACTCCTCGCGTGCTCACAAACCTGGAAGCCTGGATTCGCCGGAGACTGCGAATGTATCTCTGGCGACAATGGCAGAACGGGCACAAGCGATTCACGGAGCTTCGCCGCCTCGGCATCGCGAAGTTCGCCGCATCGGTTGCCGCCGGTTCGCCGACGGGGCTCTGGCGAATGTCCGGGCACCCGGCGGTCCAGCACGCCCTGCGCAACCACTTCTTTGACGCTCTCGGTCTCCCCCGAATACTGGTTCCTGGGCCAGCTTAA
- a CDS encoding reverse transcriptase domain-containing protein — MASNSAPIGYQPRPVKRLEIPKPDGGVRRLGVPCVVDRLIQQAVLQVLQEQWDSTFSEHSYGFRPGRSAHQAVAQAQRYIAEGYNVVVDLDLERVFDRVNHDILMSRSPRG; from the coding sequence CTGGCCAGCAATTCGGCTCCAATTGGCTATCAGCCACGGCCGGTTAAGCGGCTGGAAATTCCGAAACCGGATGGTGGGGTCAGAAGGCTCGGCGTTCCCTGTGTCGTCGACCGCCTGATTCAGCAAGCCGTGCTGCAGGTTCTTCAAGAACAATGGGATTCGACGTTCTCCGAGCACAGCTACGGATTCCGGCCGGGACGGTCGGCGCACCAGGCCGTAGCCCAGGCACAACGCTACATCGCTGAGGGCTACAACGTTGTGGTGGATCTCGATCTGGAAAGAGTTTTCGACCGAGTCAACCATGACATCTTGATGTCGCGCTCGCCGCGCGGGTGA